The Candidatus Nanosynbacter featherlites DNA window TGCCCCGAAACACGATGCTTATCAGTCTTCACCTCTGGAGACGCAAACTATTCAATCAACGATTGGACATTTGTTACCACAATCACGAGAACAAGTTGTGCCATATGCTCAAGACTTGGGATATAAAGACTTGCCGCTGGCTGGTCAACAATCATACACGCTAGTGAGAGGTCGGGACACTCCTCAGTCACCGCGAGGATATCTGGGGCGCGCTGGTTTGTACGAGGTGATGGATGTGACTGAGGAGATCCAAAACTTGATCGTCAAACAAGCAACCTCAGCAGAGATTCAGCGCATGGCGGTCCAGCAGGGGATGATTACGATGCGTCAGGATGGTTATTTGAAGGCCTTGAGTGGTATTACGACACTAGAAGAAGTTAATCGTGTTGCAGCAGACACAGCATAAAAAAAGGGGGAATTATGAATAATCAAGAGCTAAGAATTGAACTATTACTGGAGGATGTGGTTAAGAAGCGCGCATCTGACCTCCATATTCAAGTAGGCTTACCACCGATGCTGCGTATCGATGGGCGTTTGATGCCAGTGGCTGGTACTATGCCACTTGATGAGGCGGCGGTCGAACGTTTGGTGTTCCAAATTTTGGATGAAGATCAGCGTCAGATTTTGTTGAAAGACAAAGAGTTTGACTTCAGTTTTGCGTTTGGTACATTGGGGCGATTCCGTGTGAATGCCTTCCATGAAAGAGGTAATTTGGCAGCTGCGCTGCGTCTGATTCCCAACGAAATCAAATCAGCTACCGAACTTGGTATGCCGCCAATCGTCAATAGTTTCGCCGACTTCCCACGAGGCTTGGTGCTGGTGACGGGTCCGACGGGTTCTGGTAAGTCGACGACTTTGGCCTCATTGATTGATAAAATCAACTCAGAAAAGTCACACCATATCATTACCATTGAAGACCCAATTGAGTTTACTCACAAATCCAAGCAATCAGTCGTTGTACAGCGAGAAGTTCACTACGATACCTACTCATTCTCAGCGGCCTTGCGATCCAGCTTGCGTCAGGACCCAGACGTGGTGCTGATTGGTGAGATGCGTGACTTGGAAACTATTTCAGCGGCTATTACCATTGCTGAAACTGGACACTTGGTGTTTGCAACCCTTCACACCAACTCAGCTGCCCAGTCGATTGACCGTATGATTGACGTGTTCCCGCCACACCAGCAGCCACAAATTCGAGCACAGCTCAGTAATATCTTGATGGCTATTTGTTCACAACGGTTGGTGCCAGCCATTGGCGGTGGTCGTGTGGTGGCAGCAGAAATCCTCATCGCCAACCCAGCGGTGCGTAACATCATCCGTGAAGGTAAGTCTCACCAGTTGGACGCTGTTATTCAAACCGGTGCCGAGCAGGGTATGCAGACCATGGACCGAACTCTGGCAAACCTCGTACAGAATGGTACGATTACCTATGATAGCGCACGTGAATTCGCAGTTGATTTGACGGAATTAGAAAGGTTATTGCGAGGATAATATATGAAAAAATACGCCTACGAAGCCAGGGATAGCGCCAGTAATAAGATAGTCAAATCAGTGGTTCAGGCTGAGAGTGAGCATGCGGCTGCACGTTTGCTGACTGACCAAGGTTTTGTGCCACTAAAAATTGAGCTTGAGGACGATAAGTCAAATTTTATTGATAGAATATTAGGGCGTATCACGTCCAAGGACAAAATATTGTTCACTCGTCAGCTGTCGACGTTGATTGGTGCAGGATTGCCATTGTCGCAAAGTATGCGTACGGTGCTAGAACAAACGTCCAATAAGCGCATGCAGGGTATTGTCCAGGAAGTGATCGCTGACATTGAAGGTGGTAAACAGCTATCTGATGCCTTCTCCAAACATCCTGAGGTGTTTGATAAGCTATTCATCGCCTTAGTTTCAGCGGGTGAGGCTTCTGGAACGTTGGATGAAGCTTTGAAGCGAGTGGCAAACCAGCAGGAAAAAGATGCGGCAATGATGCGTAAGGTCAAGGGTGCCTTGA harbors:
- a CDS encoding type IV pilus twitching motility protein PilT, yielding MNNQELRIELLLEDVVKKRASDLHIQVGLPPMLRIDGRLMPVAGTMPLDEAAVERLVFQILDEDQRQILLKDKEFDFSFAFGTLGRFRVNAFHERGNLAAALRLIPNEIKSATELGMPPIVNSFADFPRGLVLVTGPTGSGKSTTLASLIDKINSEKSHHIITIEDPIEFTHKSKQSVVVQREVHYDTYSFSAALRSSLRQDPDVVLIGEMRDLETISAAITIAETGHLVFATLHTNSAAQSIDRMIDVFPPHQQPQIRAQLSNILMAICSQRLVPAIGGGRVVAAEILIANPAVRNIIREGKSHQLDAVIQTGAEQGMQTMDRTLANLVQNGTITYDSAREFAVDLTELERLLRG